The following proteins are co-located in the Dromiciops gliroides isolate mDroGli1 chromosome 2, mDroGli1.pri, whole genome shotgun sequence genome:
- the SOWAHA gene encoding ankyrin repeat domain-containing protein SOWAHA gives MALAAAAAAAAAGVSQAAVLGFLQERGGKVRNSELVSRFKPLLDAGDPGGRAARRDRFKQFVNDVAVVKELDGVKFVVLRKKPRASCDPRPAPPTPTEAPEDPLSEDPPTSEAHEPAADPQAERPLRASSGPAAAQELASPLSPPSEERSPSPAREEESAAPAVAPAPVLPSSDTPAAPPQVPAAPGGLPPLQPRKPCMLPVRCVPTVSRIRAEEQGLRRQLSEEPVVAATSLLRVPGDSPRLRRRLSVEEPGLGLLLGGGRSPHLRRLSRAGPRLLSPEAEELPFAVPQPPSTVPLEPAEHEWLVIAAGGRWTHQLHGLLLRDGSLAAKRDFMSGFTALHWAAKSGDREMALQLFEVARRGGAPIDVNARSHGGYTPLHLAALHGHEDVAVLLVERFGAQVRVRDHSGRRAYQYLRPGASYAQRLLLGDPALRSPTEPGVQAKRPVQVAASILSSTTSAFLGVLADDLMLQDLARGIRKSGSFSKFVGASPMVPRKKAKARPGLPAFPSASSQISTTGSKRWPGTDLFQNH, from the coding sequence ATGGCGCtggcagcggcggcagcagcggcggcCGCGGGGGTGAGCCAGGCGGCTGTGCTGGGCTTCCTGCAGGAGCGCGGGGGCAAGGTGCGCAACTCAGAGCTCGTGAGTCGCTTCAAGCCGCTGCTGGACGCCGGGGACCCGGGCGGCCGGGCCGCCCGCAGGGACCGTTTCAAGCAGTTTGTCAACGACGTGGCGGTGGTCAAAGAGCTGGACGGAGTCAAGTTCGTGGTGCTGCGCAAGAAGCCCCGCGCCTCCTGCGACCCACGGCCCGCGCCCCCGACGCCCACCGAAGCTCCGGAGGACCCGCTCTCGGAGGACCCGCCGACCTCGGAGGCCCACGAGCCGGCCGCGGACCCTCAGGCTGAGCGGCCCCTTCGAGCATCCTCGGGGCCAGCCGCCGCCCAGGAGCTCGCTTCTCCTCTGTCCCCGCCGTCGGAGGAGCGGTCCCCGTCCCCAGCCCGGGAAGAAGAATCCGCTGCCCCTGCGGTCGCCCCAGCTCCGGTCTTGCCGTCGAGTGACACGCCCGCCGCCCCTCCACAGGTCCCGGCTGCTCCCGGGGGGCTGCCCCCCCTCCAGCCGCGGAAGCCCTGCATGCTGCCCGTCCGCTGCGTCCCGACGGTGAGCCGGATCCGGGCAGAGGAGCAGGGCCTGCGGCGGCAGCTGTCGGAAGAGCCGGTGGTGGCGGCGACGTCCCTGCTGCGGGTACCGGGGGACTCCCCGCGGCTGCGGCGGCGGCTCTCGGTGGAGGAGCCGGGCCTGGGCCTCTTGCTGGGGGGCGGCCGGTCCCCTCACCTCCGGCGTCTGTCCCGAGCCGGCCCGCGCCTGCTAAGCCCCGAGGCCGAGGAGCTGCCCTTCGCCGTCCCGCAGCCGCCGTCCACCGTGCCCTTGGAGCCAGCCGAGCACGAGTGGCTGGTGATAGCGGCCGGCGGCCGCTGGACTCATCAGCTCCATGGGCTGCTGCTGCGGGATGGGAGCCTGGCGGCCAAGCGCGACTTCATGTCTGGGTTTACGGCCCTGCATTGGGCCGCCAAGAGCGGCGACCGCGAGATGGCGCTGCAGCTGTTCGAAGTGGCGCGCCGCGGGGGAGCGCCCATCGACGTGAACGCCCGCTCGCACGGCGGCTACACCCCGCTGCACTTGGCGGCCCTGCACGGCCACGAGGACGTGGCCGTCCTGCTGGTGGAGCGCTTCGGAGCGCAGGTGCGCGTCCGTGACCACAGCGGGCGGCGCGCCTACCAGTACCTGCGGCCCGGAGCCTCCTACGCGCAGCGTCTGTTGCTAGGCGACCCCGCCCTGCGCAGCCCCACCGAGCCCGGCGTCCAGGCCAAGAGGCCTGTGCAGGTGGCCGCTTCCATTCTGAGTTCCACCACCAGTGCCTTCCTGGGCGTGCTAGCCGATGACCTGATGCTGCAGGACCTGGCCCGCGGCATTAGGAAGTCTGGCTCCTTCAGTAAGTTTGTAGGCGCCTCCCCCATGGTGCCCCGCAAGAAGGCCAAGGCCAGACCGGGCCTCCCTGCCTTCCCGTCGGCTTCCTCCCAGATCTCCACCACAGGGTCCAAACGCTGGCCAGGCACTGACCTTTTCCAGAACCATTAG